From the genome of Ananas comosus cultivar F153 linkage group 16, ASM154086v1, whole genome shotgun sequence, one region includes:
- the LOC109722608 gene encoding thioredoxin H2-2-like: MAAPGDDEVLVQFNIMGGDASIGARASDGSAREESNIFDVPSTDAWKDIWKSLKSNTTVLAVLDFTAQWCGPCRFIEPAVKELAGKFASVKFYKIDVDKMEDVATKWKVRAMPTFILVKGGQEVSRVVGAKKNELDRKITQALQATKN, translated from the exons atgGCGGCGCCAGGTGACGACGAAGTCCTCGTACAATTTAATATCATGGGCGGCGACGCCAGCATCGGCGCCAGAGCCAGCGACGGCAGCGCCAGGGAGGAATCAAACATCTTCGACGTCCCCAGCACCGACGCCTGGAAAGACATCTGGAAATCTCTGAAGAGCAACACCACTGTGCTG GCTGTGCTCGATTTCACGGCACAGTGGTGCGGGCCGTGCCGCTTTATCGAGCCTGCAGTCAAGGAACTGGCGGGCAAGTTCGCGAGCGTGAAGTTCTACAAGATCGACGTCGACAAGATGGAA GACGTGGCGACGAAGTGGAAGGTGAGGGCGATGCCGACCTTCATCCTAGTCAAAGGGGGGCAGGAGGTAAGCAGGGTTGTCGGCGCCAAGAAGAATGAACTTGACAGGAAGATCACTCAGGCCCTGCAGGCTACAAAGAACTAA
- the LOC109721953 gene encoding uncharacterized protein LOC109721953: MNDFSQRCEWKLQGIYNLQGQEEPRSHGRLIPLSSTTFIRGLEVSSLFSASSPTAWELSPVERSLSQAPSRSISRKARDLGEVGNTNKIQTLLFSATLSNWEKVCFKN, encoded by the exons ATGAATGACTTTTCGCAAAGGTGCGAGTGGAAGTTGCAGGGCATTTACAACTTACAAGGACAGGAGGAGCCAAGATCGCATGGTCGGCTGATACCCTTATCTTCGACCACATTTATCCGAGGCCTCGAAGTTTCGTCTTTATTCTCTG CGTCCAGTCCTACAGCATGGGAATTGAGTCCAGTGGAGAGATCGCTATCTCAGGCGCCCTCAAGATCAATATCAAGGAAAGCACGTGATCTTG GCGAGGTTGGAAATACCAACAAAATTCAGACGCTTCTATTTAGTGCTACTCTATCTAACTGGGAGAAGGTATGTTTCAAAAACTAA